The nucleotide sequence CTGAGCGCCGCACAGTTGCAGGAGATGCTCGGCAATGGCCTCGAACAGCGCGGCCTGCGCCAAGCGCAACCGAATCGCCCCGGCGATCTGCAGGCGCGCGCCAACGTCAGCATCGAACAGCGCCAGTACCAAGTGCAGGACAACGTCGGCGGTTACTACGGCAGCGGCCCGTACTGGGGCGATCGCTACGGCGGCTACGCCAGCGTGCCGCTGATTCGCACCTATCAGCAGGAAGTGATGGTCCTGCATGTCGACCTGTTCGATACCCGCAACGGCCAACCCGTCTGGAGCGGCAGCGCCGAGGCGACGGCCGATGGTGATCGCGCCAAGCGCAGCGATGCGCTGCGTCAGGCGGTGCGTGATGCACTGGCTAACTACCCGCCGCATTGAATCGGCTTCCGGCGCTGTCGCGGAATTCTCGCGGACTTGTCAGCGCCCTGCCGGTAAGCTTGGCTAAAGGCTCTAGCTTGGGAGATTCATCATGTCGTTACGTCTGTTAGTCCTGTCTTTTGTACTCCTGCTGAGTGGCTGCGAATCCGTGCAGCTGAGCCGCGATTACGATTCCGCCCGTGACTTCGGCGCCTACCGCAGCTTTACCTGGAAGCAACCGGCACTGCTCTACACTCCGGACGATCCGCGGATCAAAAGCGACCTCACCGAACAGCGCATTCGCCAGGCCACCGAGCAGCAGCTCGACCAACGTGGCGTGCGCGTCGCGCCGACCGGTGGTCGCGGCGACCTGCTGGTGCAAACCGCGCTGATCGTAGAACAGCAGCAAAACCAGGTCAGCACCAGCTACGGCGGTTACTGGGGCGGTTACTGGAATGGCTATTGGGGCGGCCCCGCGGTCACCGAAACCCGCAACGTGACCTACAAAGTCGCCACCCTGCAGATCGACCTGTACGACGCCAAAGACGGCAAACTCGTCTGGCGCGGCAGCGGCGAGCAGATCATGCGCAGCGCCCCACCGAGCCCGCAGGAGCGCGAGGCGGCGATTCGCGAAACGATCGGCAAGATCCTCACCCAGTACCCGCCGCACTGACCGAGGAATCGGCCAATGCCCGCCGCATCCGCGCCACGCGTGCTGATTCTGGTCACCAGCGGGCCAAGCACGCCGGCGCGCTGCGCGGCGCCGTTTCACACCGCCACCCTGCTGGCCTGCATGGACGCCCAAGTGACGCTGTTTCTCAGTGGCGAAGGCGCGCAGCTGGCACGCCAGACGGTCGCCGACACGCTGTACGCCGCGCCGGGCGGCGAGCCGCTGCGACACTTTATCCAGCAAGCCAAAGAAGCCGGTGTGCGCCTGCTGATGTGCCGCGCGCCGGGCGTTGAGATCGACCCGCAGACGCTGATCCCTGAGCTGGACGACATCACCAGCGGCGGCGAACTGGCGCAGATGATCCTCGAATTCGACCGGGTGCTGAGCCTATGAACCTGCACGGCCTGGAGTTTCCCGACGCGTTGCTCTACGCCCCGGACTACAACCTGTGGCTGCAGGAAGAGCCCGATCACAGTCTGACCATCGGCCTCAGCGCCTACGGCTGCGCGGTGTATGGGCAGATCTTCGCCTTCACCCCCAAGCGCAACGGCCAACACATCGAGCGCGACCGCGGCTTCGGCGTGGTCGAATTCGCCAAGGCCGCCTCCTCGGCGCGCAGCCCGCTGAGCGGCGTACTGCTAGACAGCAACGAGGCGGTGGTGCGGCGCCCGGCGCTGATCAATCAGGACTGCTACGGCGCCGGCTGGATGATCCGCCTGCAGCCCGACGACTGGCCGGAAGCACGCAGCCAGCTGCTCAGCGGCGCCACCGCCCTGGCCGCCTTCGCCGAACGCATGCGCCTCGACAACTTCGATCCCGACGACACCGGCGTCCAAGCGCTCCGACCCTAAGCCCCCTCGCTTACAGCAGCGGAACCGAAAATCCGTAGGAGCGAATTCATTCGCGATAAATGGCTGACCCCGACTCGCCCCTTCGCGAATAAATTCGCTCCTACAACAGCCGCAGGACGAGCGGTCGCCGCCTACGCGCTCGCACCATCAACCCACCCCAGCGCCGATGCTGCCCCGAGTGCTTCTGCTTACATCCCCTCGCCCCTCCGGGGAGAGGGCTAGGGTGAGGGGAAACAGGCAACGCCGATCAACCGCCCAACCATGGTTCGTAAGATGGGTGGGGCCTCCCAGGTCGAGCGCAGCAATACCCATCGAATCAAACTCCCACGGAGGACTGGATGAAAAAACTCTTCGCCCCCGCCCTCCTCCTAATCCTCGCCGCCTGCACTACCCAGCGCCCGGCCGACCTCATCTACCTCGACCAAACCCTCTGCTGCGCCCTCTACGAAGTCCGCTACTACAGCGGCGACAACTTCGTCGGCCGACGCATCGACGGCTACCACACACCGCGCGTCATCCTCAGCCAAGCCGCCGCCACGGCTCTCGCCGCCGTCGAACGCGACGCCCAGCAACACG is from Pseudomonas sp. LS44 and encodes:
- a CDS encoding DsrE family protein, encoding MPAASAPRVLILVTSGPSTPARCAAPFHTATLLACMDAQVTLFLSGEGAQLARQTVADTLYAAPGGEPLRHFIQQAKEAGVRLLMCRAPGVEIDPQTLIPELDDITSGGELAQMILEFDRVLSL
- a CDS encoding glycine cleavage system protein H, with product MNLHGLEFPDALLYAPDYNLWLQEEPDHSLTIGLSAYGCAVYGQIFAFTPKRNGQHIERDRGFGVVEFAKAASSARSPLSGVLLDSNEAVVRRPALINQDCYGAGWMIRLQPDDWPEARSQLLSGATALAAFAERMRLDNFDPDDTGVQALRP
- a CDS encoding DUF4136 domain-containing protein, with protein sequence MKHVIAITLIGLSLAACQSVNPYKSDSAALPPAPPAAATTHDFSAYPAAPIDYAQYRTWSWQTLPNATGTLSAAQLQEMLGNGLEQRGLRQAQPNRPGDLQARANVSIEQRQYQVQDNVGGYYGSGPYWGDRYGGYASVPLIRTYQQEVMVLHVDLFDTRNGQPVWSGSAEATADGDRAKRSDALRQAVRDALANYPPH
- a CDS encoding DUF4136 domain-containing protein translates to MSLRLLVLSFVLLLSGCESVQLSRDYDSARDFGAYRSFTWKQPALLYTPDDPRIKSDLTEQRIRQATEQQLDQRGVRVAPTGGRGDLLVQTALIVEQQQNQVSTSYGGYWGGYWNGYWGGPAVTETRNVTYKVATLQIDLYDAKDGKLVWRGSGEQIMRSAPPSPQEREAAIRETIGKILTQYPPH